The genomic segment AGTCAGAATATCTGTTGCTCATTTTTTCCCACGATATTGAGTATTGAGGCGAGTGATCTCTTCAAGCGATACTGCGATGATGTTGATAGATCCTTTTTGTGGGATCTTGGTAACTTCTTCGAGTGCTCTTCAGACACTTTGGATATATTTTTTTGTCAGTATTTTAGGGGTGTCAAAGAGGGTATAATAAAACATACTTTTGTTTATTGGTAAAATTGTTCGGAGAGGACTTTGCCATCTTTTTCTATGCGGAATATGGTGTCTTTGAGTCCTGCTTGTTTAAAGAACTTTGTCTGCGTGTTGCACTGATCTTTTGGCAGCGTGTACTGAAACTTGAGTGTCGAATTTCCCCCTGGTCGGGTCGTGATATAGCCACCAAGAATGGTGTGAGGATATCTGGTTTGCACGTTTTCAAGACGTATTTTCCCTCGAGAGCTAAGAGTGGCTCATGCAGGGAGTATAAATCTGATATATTGCTTATTGTCCCCGCTGCCTTGTATCGGCAAGAGCGCAGGGAGTTTCTCAGTGATACCGAGATCATGTGCCATTTTTTTGACCGAAGCTTCTATTGCTACATTCCAGCCATGTTTTTGTGTGAGTGTGACTTCGCGTGTACAGCTGTTGATTTGTTTGACGATAAATGTTCGTTGCATCATCCTGTCTGTTTTATTATTACTGATTGAAGTAAATATCGGGTAGATGAAGTCTCATTGATACTCTTTCCAGGTATCGAAGAGGTGGAGATCATCTATGGCTTGCTGAGTTTTTTTATCCGGAGAAGCGAGAAGGATCTCTCCATCTTCGATATGTCTCCAGAGAATCTTTGCTACATCCGCTGTTTTGCCTTGTTGGATAATAGTATCGATAAGAGCTCATCATAACATATGAATCACTCCCTTTGGTGTTGAGCTGATTTTTTCTTTTGCCTCTACGAGCATAGAGAGTATGAGGGAGATATTGCTCTGATTGAGCTTGACTGGTATTCCGGTTACTTGCATCGGTCCGACCAGATTCATAATATCAGTCAAAAGTCATGTATTGATGCCGATCACGAGAGCGACTTCTCCGATGTCTGTTGTTTTTAGGAGCGTATTTATCTCTTCGGCACTTTCTGCGAAAGTAGGGAAATAATTGGCATCTCTGACGCGAAACTCGATTGGTTTTCCGGGAAATGTTTTTGATTTTAATTGATTAATTCATTCTGGAGAAGGGGTGTATCCTGTGATTGTATGATCGATTTGATAGATATCATGAAAGGATATATTGGTTATTTTTCATTTCTCAAATTCTACGAGAAACACTGTTCCAGGAAATCATCCTCCTGCTCTGAGCTCATCATTGTTTTGATTGAGTATCAGGATTTTAGTCGGATGTTCTTCTCCGAGGATCGCATACCATACCTTTTTGTATTTCAGAAATGCCTCTACAGAATTTATATAGTGTGTGTATTTTTTTTGAAATCAGCTCTCGAGAGGTGCAATTTTTGCCGCAGAATTCATCAATGTTTTTATATTTTTGATACCATCACTTGATATCACCCATAATGTTTCTAGCAGTGGGAAAATACTTTCCTGCTGTGATTTTTTTTTCCACCCGATCATAGTCTGAATCATTTGTCTGATTCAGTCACTCTGATAGATGAGGAGACGCGTATTTTTGAGTATCTGCCCATAGCTCGTCAAGGGTTCGAGAGGAATCGGAGAATTATCAGCCACGAGTCATAAAATCTGATAATCTCGCCAGAGTCCGTGCACAGTTTTTTGGAGCATATCAATGTTGATATATTTTCCTGGAGAGGACTGTATCAGTTTTATGGTTGTCTCTGTTCGTATCACGAATCAGACACCATACACGATAAAGCTCAAAAATACGAGTAATACTATAACTCCTATATGTCTTTTCTCCAGAGAATTTCAGAATTTTTTGATGTGTTCCTGGAGTCGGAAAATCTTTTCGCCAGTTGTTATTTTTCGGAGATTTTTCGTGTGTCTGTGTTTTTCGGTGAGTATGATTTCTTGTCTTTTTGCTTGTATATCTCGATGAATTTTCCCTCCTGTATTTTTTTTGAGTATTTCATGAGCCGTCTCTTTGCCACCAGGAGGTTTCTTTTTTCAGCGGAAGATGGTATCGAAGGAGGACATTTAGTAAAAGAGATAGAGCTAGAGCAGAAGATAGAGAAAGGATTTTTTGGTAACCAATTAAAGAATAGTGATAGTTATAGTCATAGGTAGGAATTCGCCACGGCGAACAGGTTATTGGTTCGGAAAACCATACCTCAACTTACATAAGCACTTACACACATACATACTCAAGCACTTGTAACAATCTACTAAACTTTTCCCCTACCCCACGCTTCCCTCCATTTCCAGTGCAATCAGCGCGTTCAATTCTGCGGCGTATTCGAGAGGAAGTTCTTTGACTATCGGAGAAATAAATCCATTGATAATCATCGCTTTGGCAGCGTCTTCGGCGATGCCTCGACTGCGCAAGTAGTACATCTGTTCTTCACTGATTTTCCCCGCGCTCGCCTCGTGGGCGCAAATCGCTGACGTATTTTTGACGCGGATATCAGGAATAGTATCATTTTTTGACAGACTATCAAGAATAAGAGCATCACAATCTATCCGACTCACAGCATTATGTGCGGAAGGGAGGATATCGAGAAGCCCTCGATAGGTGGAAAGTCCTCCTCACTTTGAGAGGGATTTCATAATCACATTGGACGACGTATCTTCTCCGATATGGATAACCTTGGCACCACCATCGACTTCCATACCAGCATTGGCAAAAGCGATACCGAGGTGATCACAGCGAGATTTTTTTCCTTTCAAGATACTGCATGGATAGAGCATCGTGACACCACTTCAGAAATTTCCTCCTACCCATTCCATATAACCCTCTTCTTCGACGACCGCCCGTTTTGTATTGAGATTATAGGTATCAAGCGACCAGTTCTCGACCGAGGTATATCGCATCGTCGCACGCTTGCCGACAAATATCTCGACCATACCAGCGTGTAAGCTCGGCGTATTATATTTTGGTGCGCTGCAACCCTCGATATAGTGAGCCGTTGCATCGTCTTCGACGATCATCAGCGTGTGTTCAAATTGTCCTCCAGACTTTACATTCATACGGAAATACGCTTGCAATGGTTCAGATATTTTCACCCCCTTTGGTACATAGAGAAAAGTTCCTCCTGACCACACGGCTCCGTGGAGAGCGGCAAAGATGTGGTCATTCGCTGGAATCAATTTCATAAAATACTTTTGTACCAACTCTGTATGTTCATGCACGGCGACAGACATATCCTCAAATATCACGCCCTGGTCTCGGAGTGATTGCTTGAGATTGTGATACACGACCTCGCTATCATACTGTGCACCGACACCAGCCAGCATCGTGCGCTCTGCTTCGGGTATTCAGAGGCGCTCAAACGTGTTTTTTATCGTATCTGGGACATCATCCCATGAGAGAGCATTTGAGGCCCCTTCTGGCCGAGCATAGTAGCAGATTTTAGACAAGTCCAATTTACTGAGGTCTGGTCCCCAGGTTGGGAGAGATTTTTCTTGAAATACTTTCAAACTTGCGAGGCGTTTCTCGAGCATCCACTCTGGCTCTTTATTTTGTTCCCAGATTTTTCGTACGACTGATTCAGAAACCCCATACTCAAACTCATTTGAATACACTGCCTCATCGTGGCCATCAAAGAGGGCACGAGAGACTTCTCAAAAAGCAGATATATTTTCAGCATCACTTGACATTTCTTTTTAATCTATAAATTATAGGAGTCAGTAGATAGAGTGTACACATTTTTTGCATGAGGCAACATCTAATTTTTTATATTCATCTATGATAATGTGGTTCTGAGCTTGACTTGCTTTAATGAAATCCCGATGAGAACAACTCTCTGGTGAAGAAAGTGATAATGATATAGTAAGTGATAATGCTTATCGTATCCCCCTTCCTTCAAAACCCGACATGAAGCCATCGAGATCACCATATCGTCCAACAAATCGTGAATATGCTCTCTACGTGGCAACTTTGGTAGCAGGAATACTCCTCTCACAATTGGCTCAAAATGATAATGCGGAAGCAGTATTATGACATATAAATTCTGAAATTTTGAACACTCTTTGAGCG from the Candidatus Gracilibacteria bacterium genome contains:
- a CDS encoding DUF4012 domain-containing protein; the protein is MSSFDTIFRGKKKPPGGKETAHEILKKNTGGKIHRDIQAKRQEIILTEKHRHTKNLRKITTGEKIFRLQEHIKKFGNSLEKRHIGVIVLLVFLSFIVYGVGFVIRTETTIKLIQSSPGKYINIDMLQKTVHGLWRDYQILGLVADNSPIPLEPLTSYGQILKNTRLLIYQSDGIRQMIQTMIGWKKKSQQESIFPLLETLWVISSDGIKNIKTLMNSAAKIAPLESGFQKKYTHYINSVEAFLKYKKVWYAILGEEHPTKILILNQNNDELRAGGGFPGTVFLVEFEKGKITNISFHDIYQIDHTITGYTPSPEGINQLKSKTFPGKPIEFRVRDANYFPTFAESAEEINTLLKTTDIGEVALVIGINTGLLTDIMNLVGPMQVTGIPVKLNQSNISLILSMLVEAKEKISSTPKGVIHMLGGALIDTIIQQGKTADVAKILWRHIEDGEILLASPDKKTQQAIDDLHLFDTWKEYQGDFIYPIFTSISNNKTDRMMQRTFIVKQINSCTREVTLTQKHGWNVAIEASVKKMAHDLGITEKLPALLPIQGSGDNKQYIRFILPAGATLSSRGKIRLENVQTRYPHTILGGYITTRPGGNSTLKFQYTLPKDQCNTQTKFFKQAGLKDTIFRIEKDGKVLSEQFYQ
- the sufB gene encoding Fe-S cluster assembly protein SufB, encoding MSSDAENISAFGEVSRALFDGHDEAVYSNEFEYGVSESVVRKIWEQNKEPEWMLEKRLASLKVFQEKSLPTWGPDLSKLDLSKICYYARPEGASNALSWDDVPDTIKNTFERLGIPEAERTMLAGVGAQYDSEVVYHNLKQSLRDQGVIFEDMSVAVHEHTELVQKYFMKLIPANDHIFAALHGAVWSGGTFLYVPKGVKISEPLQAYFRMNVKSGGQFEHTLMIVEDDATAHYIEGCSAPKYNTPSLHAGMVEIFVGKRATMRYTSVENWSLDTYNLNTKRAVVEEEGYMEWVGGNFGSGVTMLYPCSILKGKKSRCDHLGIAFANAGMEVDGGAKVIHIGEDTSSNVIMKSLSKGGGLSTYRGLLDILPSAHNAVSRIDCDALILDSLSKNDTIPDIRVKNTSAICAHEASAGKISEEQMYYLRSRGIAEDAAKAMIINGFISPIVKELPLEYAAELNALIALEMEGSVG